The proteins below come from a single Kryptolebias marmoratus isolate JLee-2015 linkage group LG12, ASM164957v2, whole genome shotgun sequence genomic window:
- the coil gene encoding coilin isoform X2, giving the protein MAAPGPSFIRLRLFFDYPPPAVVGCRMCWLLVDLNSCRFVADLESTIRERFEFGRRSILSLFVEDCYLPHTESIYVVRDNDSVRVKVDCLAQVNGHGSFSDPAAETCRKRQRDTGEDGSGGESLSAHCKKKKKKKKKRLEETSAEETHLVTAANKNEKSQGKKHKTKKRKKSAANSHAATPKPAAPPHKKALCVSGEVKSSKNTLTAQGKEQNTPSSDSSSSSSEEKNASGKKAAKASSSVPAASKANTKHAQTPARTPSSSSSETDSSSDEAVKAPPKPNSSAPTTSTSNSPKAACTSQTTNSSQKPAAGPVPPPPDTLTEACDQDSEDDIQLIIKHPQRPPQSMAGLWGDRSRRKDGFWAGAGPRDGWKDEGNKKRQSSFESSHKDAKEPSYQTDSLTNVSVVLQNGAESVPQKDYSSMPLLAAPPQVGQTIAFKLLELTESYTPEISEYKEGKIISFDPTTKHVELKLLNASQAPVEPGKFDLVYQNPDGSESVEYAVSRGSWVTERWESLLEPRLVI; this is encoded by the exons ATGGCGGCTCCCGGTCCCAGCTTCATCCGGCTCCGGCTGTTCTTCGACTACCCGCCGCCGGCCGTGGTCGGGTGCCGGATGTGCTGGCTGCTCGTTGACTTGAACTCGTGCCGCTTCGTGGCGGACCTGGAGAGCACCATTCGGGAGAGGTTCGAGTTCGGCCGCAGGAGCATCCTCAGCCTGTTCGTGGAGGACTGCTACCTGCCGCACACCGAGAGCATCTACGTGGTCCGGGACAACGACAGCGTCAG GGTGAAGGTGGACTGTCTGGCTCAGGTGAACGGGCACGGCAGCTTTTCAGATCCTGCGGCAGAGACCTGCAGAAAGCGACAAAGAGACACGGGGGAGGATGGATCAGGAGGCGAAAGCTTGAGCGCACActgcaagaagaagaagaagaagaaaaagaaaaggctcgAGGAGACCTCAGCAGAAGAGACTCATTTGGTTACGGCTGCCAACAAAAACGAGAAGTCACAaggcaaaaaacacaaaacgaagaaaaggaaaaagtcgGCGGCTAACAGCCACGCTGCTACCCCTAAACCAGCTGCTCCACCCcacaaaaaggcactttgtGTCAGCGGGGAAGTTAAGAGCTCCAAGAACACCCTGACGGCACAAGGTAAAGAACAGAACACGCCCTCGTCAGATTCTAGTAGCAGCAGTAGTGAGGAGAAAAATGCTTctggaaaaaaagcagccaaagcaTCGTCATCTGTCCCTGCTGCGTCCAAGGCAAACACCAAACATGCCCAAACCCCCGCCCGGACtccctcttcatcatcctcagaAACGGACTCCTCTTCAGATGAGGCTGTTAAAGCCCCACCAAAACCCAACTCTTCAGCacccaccacctccacctctaACTCACCTAAAGCTGCTTGCACCTCACAGACCACAAACTCTTCCCAGAAACCTGCTGCCGGACCGGTCCCGCCCCCCCCTGACACTCTCACAGAGGCTTGCGATCAGGACAGTGAAGACGACATTCAGCTGATTATCAAACATCCTCAGCGTCCTCCCCAAAGCATGGCCGGTCTCTGGGGGGACCGCAGCAGGCGGAAGGATGGGTTTTGGGCTGGTGCTGGTCCTAGAGACGGGTGGAAAGATgaaggcaacaaaaaaaggcaaagtagCTTTGAGTCCAGCCACAAAGATGCAAAGGAGCCTTCCTACCAGACTGATTCTTTGACCAACGTGTCTGTAGTCCTCCAG AACGGAGCAGAAAGTGTTCCTCAGAAGGACTACAGCTCTATGCCTCTGTTAGCAGCGCCGCCACAGGTGGGCCAGACCATCGCTTTCAAG CTGCTGGAGTTAACAGAGAGCTACACACCAGAAATATCTGAATATAAG GAGGGGAAGATTATTAGTTTTGACCCAACAACCAAACACGTTGAACTCAAACTTCTTAATGCCTCTCAAG
- the scpep1 gene encoding retinoid-inducible serine carboxypeptidase has product MARFPQLICLTLFLAAVVRHGLPSAPRSGGEAWDYVEVRAGAHMFWWLYYADSPSAGYKDLPLVMWLQGGPGGSGTGFGNFEEIGPLDRDLQPRKTSWVQAASVLFVDNPVGTGFSYTDGPDGFATNVSTVASDMLVLLQHFFTEKPEFQSIPFYIFSESYGGKMAAAISLELTKAVAQGSVKCSFAGVALGDSWISPLDSVMTWGPYLYSTSLLDDYGLSDVTSAAEKVKQAVENEEYLKATELWSVMESVVEADTDGVNFYNILTQQPDEKLTSAAGESFIALLTRRHIHPLHRQSLSELMNGPIRKKLAIIPQNVTWGGQAEQVFSFMAGDFMRPVVDVVDQLLTAGVNVTVYNGQLDLIVDTIGQEMWVKRLKWEGLPTFNKLRWTPLDDPASPGVTGAFAKTYKNFAFYWILRAGHMVPSDQGPMALQVLKMITQQD; this is encoded by the exons ATGGCTCGGTTTCCACAGCTTATCTGTCTGACGCTTTTCCTCGCTGCTGTCGTGCGCCACG GGCTCCCCTCTGCCCCCCGCTCCGGCGGAGAAGCCTGGGACTATGTGGAGGTGAGAGCCGGGGCCCACATGTTCTGGTGGCTGTACTATGCGGACAGTCCGTCTGCTGGATACAAAGATCTGCCTCTGGTCATGTGGCTGCAG GGTGGACCAGGGGGATCAGGAACTGGCTTTGGAAACTTTGAGGAGATTGGACCGTTGGACAGGGACCTGCAGCCCAGGAAGACCAGCTGG GTGCAGGCAGCCAGTGTGCTGTTCGTGGACAACCCTGTGGGAACTGGTTTCAGCTACACCGACGGGCCTGATGGATTTGCCACCAACGTGTCCACAGTGGCCTCAGACATGCTGGTGCTGCTCCAACACTTCTTCACCGAGAAACCAGAGTTCCAG AGCATCCCCTTCTACATCTTCTCTGAGTCATATGGAGGGAAGATGGCAGCTGCTATCTCCTTGGAGCTCACAAAG GCCGTAGCCCAGGGGTCGGTGAAGTGCAGTTTCGCTGGTGTGGCACTTGGAGACTCGTGGATTTCCCCTCTGG ACTCTGTCATGACGTGGGGACCCTACCTGTATTCGACT TCACTGCTGGACGATTACGGGCTGTCTGATGTCACCAGTGCAGCGGAGAAGGTGAAGCAGGCGGTGGAGAACGAGGAGTACCTTAAAGCCACCGAGCTGTGGTCCGTGATGGAGTCTGTGGTGGAGGCG GACACTGATGGAGTCAACTTTTACAACATCCTGACCCAGCAGCCAGATGAGAAGCTGACCTCAGCGGCAGGAGAAAGCTTCATTG cCCTGCTGACACGTCGACACATCCACCCTCTGCACCGGCAGTCACTAAGCGAGCTGATGAACGGGCCAATAAGGAAGAAACTGGCCATCATCCCTCAGAATGTCACCTGGGGAG gtcaGGCAGAGCAGGTGTTCAGCTTCATGGCAGGAGACTTCATGAGGCCTGTGGTGGATGTAGTCGACCAGCTGTTGACAGCCGGCGTCAACGTCACCGTCTACAATGGCCAACTGGATCTCATAGTGGACACCATTG gTCAGGAGATGTGGGTGAAACGGCTGAAGTGGGAGGGACTTCCTACTTTCAACAAGCTGAGATGGACCCCCCTGGATGACCCGGCCTCTCCAGGCGTTACTGGAGCTTTTGCCAAGACTTACAAGAACTTTGCCTTCTACTGGATCCTCAGAGCTGGCCACATG gtgCCCTCAGACCAAGGACCCATGGCCTTACAGGTGCTAAAAATGATCACGCAGCAGGACTGA
- the coil gene encoding coilin isoform X1 yields MAAPGPSFIRLRLFFDYPPPAVVGCRMCWLLVDLNSCRFVADLESTIRERFEFGRRSILSLFVEDCYLPHTESIYVVRDNDSVRVKVDCLAQVNGHGSFSDPAAETCRKRQRDTGEDGSGGESLSAHCKKKKKKKKKRLEETSAEETHLVTAANKNEKSQGKKHKTKKRKKSAANSHAATPKPAAPPHKKALCVSGEVKSSKNTLTAQGKEQNTPSSDSSSSSSEEKNASGKKAAKASSSVPAASKANTKHAQTPARTPSSSSSETDSSSDEAVKAPPKPNSSAPTTSTSNSPKAACTSQTTNSSQKPAAGPVPPPPDTLTEACDQDSEDDIQLIIKHPQRPPQSMAGLWGDRSRRKDGFWAGAGPRDGWKDEGNKKRQSSFESSHKDAKEPSYQTDSLTNVSVVLQNGAESVPQKDYSSMPLLAAPPQVGQTIAFKLLELTESYTPEISEYKEGKIISFDPTTKHVELKLLNASQAAPVEPGKFDLVYQNPDGSESVEYAVSRGSWVTERWESLLEPRLVI; encoded by the exons ATGGCGGCTCCCGGTCCCAGCTTCATCCGGCTCCGGCTGTTCTTCGACTACCCGCCGCCGGCCGTGGTCGGGTGCCGGATGTGCTGGCTGCTCGTTGACTTGAACTCGTGCCGCTTCGTGGCGGACCTGGAGAGCACCATTCGGGAGAGGTTCGAGTTCGGCCGCAGGAGCATCCTCAGCCTGTTCGTGGAGGACTGCTACCTGCCGCACACCGAGAGCATCTACGTGGTCCGGGACAACGACAGCGTCAG GGTGAAGGTGGACTGTCTGGCTCAGGTGAACGGGCACGGCAGCTTTTCAGATCCTGCGGCAGAGACCTGCAGAAAGCGACAAAGAGACACGGGGGAGGATGGATCAGGAGGCGAAAGCTTGAGCGCACActgcaagaagaagaagaagaagaaaaagaaaaggctcgAGGAGACCTCAGCAGAAGAGACTCATTTGGTTACGGCTGCCAACAAAAACGAGAAGTCACAaggcaaaaaacacaaaacgaagaaaaggaaaaagtcgGCGGCTAACAGCCACGCTGCTACCCCTAAACCAGCTGCTCCACCCcacaaaaaggcactttgtGTCAGCGGGGAAGTTAAGAGCTCCAAGAACACCCTGACGGCACAAGGTAAAGAACAGAACACGCCCTCGTCAGATTCTAGTAGCAGCAGTAGTGAGGAGAAAAATGCTTctggaaaaaaagcagccaaagcaTCGTCATCTGTCCCTGCTGCGTCCAAGGCAAACACCAAACATGCCCAAACCCCCGCCCGGACtccctcttcatcatcctcagaAACGGACTCCTCTTCAGATGAGGCTGTTAAAGCCCCACCAAAACCCAACTCTTCAGCacccaccacctccacctctaACTCACCTAAAGCTGCTTGCACCTCACAGACCACAAACTCTTCCCAGAAACCTGCTGCCGGACCGGTCCCGCCCCCCCCTGACACTCTCACAGAGGCTTGCGATCAGGACAGTGAAGACGACATTCAGCTGATTATCAAACATCCTCAGCGTCCTCCCCAAAGCATGGCCGGTCTCTGGGGGGACCGCAGCAGGCGGAAGGATGGGTTTTGGGCTGGTGCTGGTCCTAGAGACGGGTGGAAAGATgaaggcaacaaaaaaaggcaaagtagCTTTGAGTCCAGCCACAAAGATGCAAAGGAGCCTTCCTACCAGACTGATTCTTTGACCAACGTGTCTGTAGTCCTCCAG AACGGAGCAGAAAGTGTTCCTCAGAAGGACTACAGCTCTATGCCTCTGTTAGCAGCGCCGCCACAGGTGGGCCAGACCATCGCTTTCAAG CTGCTGGAGTTAACAGAGAGCTACACACCAGAAATATCTGAATATAAG GAGGGGAAGATTATTAGTTTTGACCCAACAACCAAACACGTTGAACTCAAACTTCTTAATGCCTCTCAAG